The Paeniglutamicibacter sulfureus genome includes a region encoding these proteins:
- a CDS encoding HNH endonuclease signature motif containing protein: METQQLIEALTGDGGDPGHPVSPAGKLRLLNALAQCTDEVAAELTAEITSPTQAALFAHTIERTHRQVELAQIRAAHTAQRTLVQDLPAPNLDQAREIARDPAAFIRGERELPADPATVPTGLMPFKDTAAFLQGDLGLSHFAARDRLHAANALLPHVDIHGNTRGPRYPKLAEQVHAGKARLGAATAAARKLDKLAPSIASHTQSPDLAARLEEQVAESVAAGIPLATNRLFTSLADELDNTSTPEPSPEDIRAKTGIFITKRTRHYTWMSVCMLNTDAEVFLSHFAASDNPRTLAGNREAMAAAATGMNPSTNINDANGDGNGTNGSGANDTTDGPDWFTHPEATGTDTLDNPAPGLIDSFNATVDGTDGLTPPQRHLQTLLNLMRAPSKPPGKGATGLPTAQLIIHCRLDTLLGLATGNGWSAHGLEIPISEVRRRLATDGTIPLVLGGQGEILDVGQEMRFAPDHVRRAVLARDGGCFYPGCTVPPEHLEMCHIDGFAQGGHTSVHKFTPGCTSHHHMADNGLLELVIHNGIPHVVLPKHLDPEQLPRRNTYWPQNQAALF; this comes from the coding sequence ATGGAAACGCAGCAGCTCATCGAGGCACTCACCGGGGACGGTGGCGATCCGGGACACCCAGTGTCACCGGCCGGGAAGCTGCGCCTGCTCAACGCCCTGGCCCAATGCACCGACGAAGTCGCCGCCGAACTCACCGCGGAGATCACCTCCCCCACGCAGGCCGCATTGTTCGCCCACACGATCGAGCGCACCCATCGGCAGGTCGAACTCGCCCAGATCCGGGCCGCACACACCGCCCAACGCACCCTCGTCCAGGACCTGCCTGCACCGAACCTCGATCAGGCCCGCGAGATTGCGCGGGACCCTGCGGCATTCATCCGCGGTGAGAGGGAACTTCCCGCGGACCCTGCTACAGTCCCGACCGGGCTGATGCCCTTCAAGGACACTGCCGCGTTCCTGCAGGGAGACCTGGGCCTGAGTCACTTCGCCGCCCGCGACCGGCTCCACGCCGCCAATGCACTTCTTCCCCACGTCGACATCCACGGCAACACCCGCGGTCCCCGCTACCCCAAGCTCGCCGAGCAGGTCCACGCCGGAAAAGCCCGGCTGGGCGCCGCCACGGCTGCGGCACGCAAGCTGGACAAACTCGCCCCCTCCATTGCATCTCACACCCAGAGCCCGGACCTTGCCGCGCGTCTCGAGGAACAAGTCGCCGAATCCGTCGCTGCCGGCATTCCGCTCGCCACCAATAGGCTGTTCACTTCCCTGGCCGACGAACTCGACAACACTTCCACCCCCGAACCGTCCCCGGAGGACATCCGGGCGAAAACCGGCATCTTCATCACCAAACGCACCCGCCACTACACCTGGATGTCCGTGTGCATGCTGAACACCGACGCCGAGGTCTTCCTCTCCCATTTCGCTGCCTCAGACAACCCCCGCACGCTTGCCGGGAACCGCGAGGCGATGGCCGCGGCCGCCACCGGCATGAACCCCAGCACCAACATCAACGATGCCAACGGGGACGGCAACGGGACCAACGGATCCGGTGCAAACGACACCACGGACGGCCCGGACTGGTTCACTCACCCCGAAGCCACCGGGACCGACACCTTGGACAATCCAGCACCCGGACTCATCGACTCGTTCAACGCCACCGTCGACGGCACCGACGGGCTGACCCCTCCCCAACGCCACCTGCAGACCCTGCTCAACCTCATGCGCGCCCCCAGCAAACCGCCGGGCAAGGGAGCCACCGGGCTGCCCACCGCCCAACTGATCATCCACTGCCGCCTCGACACCCTCCTCGGCCTTGCCACGGGCAACGGCTGGAGCGCCCACGGACTCGAAATCCCGATCAGCGAAGTCCGAAGACGCCTCGCCACCGACGGGACGATTCCACTGGTCCTGGGCGGCCAAGGAGAAATCCTCGACGTCGGCCAGGAAATGCGCTTCGCCCCGGACCACGTCAGACGGGCCGTGCTGGCCCGCGACGGCGGATGCTTCTACCCCGGCTGCACCGTCCCGCCCGAACACCTGGAAATGTGCCACATCGACGGTTTTGCCCAAGGCGGGCACACCAGCGTCCACAAATTCACCCCCGGCTGCACAAGCCACCACCACATGGCCGACAACGGACTGCTCGAACTAGTCATCCACAACGGCATCCCGCACGTCGTATTGCCCAAGCACCTCGACCCCGAACAGCTACCGCGTCGCAACACCTACTGGCCGCAGAACCAGGCCGCTCTCTTCTAG
- the ptsP gene encoding phosphoenolpyruvate--protein phosphotransferase produces the protein MLNFSGVGVTPGRVIGAIRHMPPALTEPPAGEKLNGSMSAEQAVAALKEAAVRVQAELRARATGASPEAKAVLEATALMATDSMLLKGANKMINGGLSAERSIWESGETVAQMLITLGGYMAERATDVLDVRARIVAELRGVPAPGIPDSATPFILVAEDLAPADTATLDPAKVIALLTTGGGPQSHTAIIARDLGLTAVVAAPGLDALETGTEVFVDGAAGTISTEPGDTERQAVATWLKNAALLSVFDGNGVMADGHLVPLLANVGGGKDAVKAAAAGAQGVGLLRTEFCFLGRDTEPSIEEQVAEYKAVFDAFVGKKVVVRTLDAGADKPLPFLTDASEPNPALGVRGYRTDTTSPGVLARQLSAVATAAAASGAEVWVMAPMVSTPSEAADFAAMCADAGLATPGVMVEVPSAALSAEAILSKVSFASLGTNDLTQYTMAADRQLGPLAALNNPWQPAVLRLIDVTVAGSRAEGNNKPVGVCGEAAADPALAVVLIGLGVSTLSMSPRSLASVAAVLKTVTLQRAGELAQLALAAPSAEAARAAVREQLPELTELGL, from the coding sequence GTGCTGAACTTCTCAGGAGTGGGCGTCACGCCCGGACGCGTCATCGGAGCCATCAGGCATATGCCCCCGGCGCTGACCGAACCGCCTGCAGGGGAAAAGCTGAACGGCTCGATGTCCGCGGAACAGGCAGTCGCAGCGCTCAAGGAAGCCGCCGTCCGCGTCCAGGCTGAATTGCGCGCCCGCGCAACCGGCGCCAGCCCCGAGGCCAAGGCCGTGCTCGAGGCCACCGCCTTGATGGCCACCGACTCGATGCTGCTCAAGGGTGCCAACAAGATGATCAACGGCGGGCTTTCCGCCGAACGCAGCATCTGGGAATCCGGCGAAACCGTCGCCCAGATGCTCATCACCCTCGGCGGCTACATGGCCGAACGCGCCACCGACGTGCTGGACGTGCGCGCCCGCATCGTCGCCGAATTGCGCGGGGTGCCCGCCCCGGGCATCCCGGACTCCGCAACCCCCTTCATCCTCGTCGCCGAGGACCTGGCCCCCGCCGACACCGCCACCCTGGACCCGGCGAAGGTCATCGCCCTGCTGACCACCGGCGGAGGACCGCAGTCGCACACCGCCATCATCGCCCGGGACTTGGGCCTGACCGCGGTGGTTGCAGCCCCGGGACTCGATGCCCTGGAAACGGGAACCGAGGTCTTCGTCGACGGTGCCGCCGGAACGATTTCCACCGAACCCGGCGATACCGAACGCCAGGCGGTCGCCACATGGCTGAAGAACGCTGCGCTGCTCTCGGTCTTCGACGGCAACGGCGTGATGGCCGATGGGCACCTGGTCCCGTTGCTGGCGAATGTCGGCGGTGGCAAGGACGCCGTGAAGGCAGCTGCTGCCGGCGCCCAGGGCGTGGGCCTGCTGCGCACCGAATTCTGCTTCCTGGGCCGCGACACCGAGCCCTCCATCGAGGAACAGGTCGCCGAGTACAAGGCCGTCTTCGACGCGTTCGTGGGCAAGAAGGTCGTGGTGCGCACGCTGGACGCCGGGGCCGACAAGCCGCTGCCGTTCCTCACCGACGCTTCGGAGCCCAACCCCGCACTGGGTGTTCGCGGCTACCGCACCGACACCACGTCCCCGGGCGTGCTGGCCCGCCAGCTCTCCGCCGTCGCCACCGCGGCTGCCGCTTCCGGCGCCGAGGTGTGGGTCATGGCACCGATGGTTTCCACGCCTTCCGAGGCAGCCGACTTCGCCGCCATGTGCGCCGACGCGGGGCTGGCAACCCCCGGGGTGATGGTCGAGGTTCCCTCGGCCGCGCTCAGCGCCGAGGCCATTCTTTCCAAGGTCTCCTTCGCCTCCCTGGGCACCAACGACCTGACGCAATACACCATGGCAGCGGACCGGCAGCTGGGCCCGCTCGCCGCACTGAACAACCCGTGGCAGCCGGCGGTGCTTCGGCTAATCGATGTGACCGTCGCCGGCTCCCGGGCCGAGGGCAACAACAAGCCCGTCGGCGTCTGCGGCGAGGCAGCGGCGGACCCGGCGCTGGCAGTGGTGCTCATCGGCCTGGGCGTCTCGACCCTGTCAATGTCCCCCAGGTCGCTGGCCTCGGTTGCCGCGGTGCTCAAGACCGTCACCCTTCAGCGCGCCGGCGAATTGGCGCAGCTGGCCCTGGCCGCCCCGAGCGCCGAGGCCGCACGCGCCGCGGTGCGCGAACAATTGCCGGAGCTCACCGAGCTGGGCCTGTAA
- a CDS encoding TetR/AcrR family transcriptional regulator: MSLDFQLPPRERLLQAAVELLANSDGAPVSTRKITELAGVTAPTLYHHFGDKEGLFDAVVAVGFDQYVASETGLVATGKPLDDVRRMWDQHVRFGMEQPHMYLVMFGNVRPGNRSNRLAEAEALLRDKLDRAAEAGHLNVAPADAVRSILAANIGVTLMLIAEPAAERNFELSDMTRDAVITAVSSEAGITDSASPVETSSVVVAAIALNAALESSNPQQLSNTEMKMFLEWLHRISKTS, translated from the coding sequence ATGAGTTTAGACTTCCAGCTTCCGCCAAGGGAAAGGCTGCTTCAGGCCGCCGTCGAACTTTTGGCGAATTCGGACGGGGCTCCTGTCTCGACCCGGAAAATCACCGAGCTGGCGGGGGTCACGGCGCCGACGCTGTACCACCACTTCGGGGACAAGGAAGGACTGTTCGACGCGGTTGTTGCCGTGGGTTTCGACCAATACGTCGCCAGTGAAACGGGCCTTGTCGCCACCGGAAAACCCCTCGACGACGTGCGGCGCATGTGGGACCAGCACGTGCGCTTCGGCATGGAGCAGCCGCATATGTACCTGGTGATGTTCGGCAACGTGCGCCCCGGAAACCGGTCCAACCGGCTGGCCGAGGCCGAGGCCTTGCTGCGGGACAAGCTGGATCGGGCAGCGGAGGCGGGCCACCTTAATGTGGCCCCAGCGGACGCGGTGCGCAGCATCCTGGCGGCGAACATCGGGGTCACCTTGATGCTCATCGCCGAGCCGGCCGCCGAGCGGAACTTCGAGCTCTCCGACATGACCCGCGATGCAGTGATCACTGCGGTGTCCTCGGAGGCCGGCATCACCGACTCCGCTTCCCCGGTGGAGACCTCCTCGGTCGTCGTGGCGGCCATTGCGTTGAACGCTGCCCTGGAGTCCTCCAACCCACAGCAACTGTCCAACACCGAAATGAAGATGTTCCTCGAGTGGCTGCACCGCATTTCCAAGACGTCGTAA
- a CDS encoding PTS mannitol transporter subunit IICBA codes for MATPTEAAPRAGLRVRVQKFGTFLSGMIMPNIGAFIAWGLITALFIPDGFFPNEQLGSLVGPMITYLLPLLIGYTGGKMIHGVRGGVIGAIATMGVIVGADIPMFIGAMIMGPLSALVMKKLDGVWEGRVKPGFEMLIDNFSSGIVGAIMAIFGMLLINPLVIAFSNGAGAVVQFLVNNGLLPLTSIFIEPAKVLFLNNAINHGILTPLGTEQALEQGKSLLFLLEANPGPGFGILLAYSIFGKGLAKASAPGAALIQFVGGIHEIYFPYILMKPIMILAAIGGGMSGIFMLVLTGGGLRAPAAPGSIFAVFAMTASDSYLGVTLAVVAATVVSFLIGSFLLKISKAPEGDGLGEAAAKMEAMKGKKSSVGFAFAGETGNGPVRSVVFACDAGMGSSAMGASVLRNMFKKEGLAEVKVTNSAISNLSDTYDIVVTHQDLAARAAPVTASAVHVSVDNFMNSPRYEEILELVKSRNAEPQDAVSVGAPAATEGAQAGEAPAATARHTAKPAATEQDAPAPARPEVLASESIILSGSAATRDTAIDEAGALLLARGAVNQEYVASMHTREATVSTYMGNFLAIPHGTNEAKGNIASSAVSIIRYPEGIDWNGKEVKFVVGIAGVNNEHLAILASIARVFTDKAQVARLEAATTREEILDIFGKVNAS; via the coding sequence ATGGCAACACCAACTGAGGCCGCCCCCCGGGCCGGCCTGCGGGTCAGGGTGCAGAAGTTCGGCACCTTCCTTTCGGGGATGATCATGCCCAACATCGGGGCGTTCATCGCCTGGGGTTTGATCACCGCGCTGTTCATTCCCGACGGGTTCTTCCCCAACGAGCAACTTGGCTCGCTGGTGGGCCCGATGATCACCTACCTCTTGCCGCTGCTGATCGGCTACACCGGCGGCAAGATGATCCACGGGGTGCGCGGCGGCGTCATCGGCGCGATCGCGACCATGGGCGTCATCGTCGGCGCCGACATCCCGATGTTCATCGGCGCGATGATCATGGGTCCGCTCTCCGCACTCGTCATGAAGAAGCTCGACGGCGTGTGGGAGGGACGGGTCAAGCCCGGCTTCGAGATGCTCATCGACAACTTCTCCTCCGGCATCGTCGGGGCGATCATGGCGATCTTCGGCATGCTGCTGATCAATCCGCTGGTCATTGCCTTCTCCAACGGCGCCGGCGCCGTCGTGCAGTTCCTGGTCAACAACGGCCTGCTGCCGCTGACCAGCATCTTCATCGAACCGGCCAAGGTCCTGTTCCTGAACAACGCCATCAACCACGGCATCCTCACCCCGCTGGGGACCGAGCAGGCCCTCGAGCAGGGCAAGTCCCTGCTCTTCCTGCTCGAGGCCAACCCCGGCCCGGGCTTCGGCATCCTGTTGGCGTACTCGATCTTCGGCAAGGGGCTGGCCAAGGCCTCGGCCCCCGGCGCCGCACTGATCCAGTTTGTCGGCGGCATCCACGAGATCTACTTCCCGTACATCCTCATGAAGCCCATCATGATCCTCGCCGCGATCGGCGGCGGCATGAGCGGGATCTTCATGCTGGTGCTCACCGGCGGCGGACTGCGTGCCCCGGCGGCCCCGGGCAGCATCTTTGCCGTCTTCGCGATGACGGCGTCCGACAGCTACCTGGGCGTCACCCTCGCGGTGGTGGCCGCCACCGTCGTCTCGTTCCTGATCGGTTCCTTCCTGCTGAAGATCTCCAAGGCCCCCGAGGGCGACGGACTCGGCGAGGCCGCAGCCAAGATGGAAGCCATGAAGGGCAAGAAGAGCTCGGTTGGTTTCGCGTTTGCCGGCGAGACGGGCAACGGTCCGGTCCGCAGCGTTGTCTTCGCCTGCGACGCCGGCATGGGATCGAGCGCCATGGGCGCCTCGGTGCTGCGCAACATGTTCAAGAAGGAGGGGCTGGCCGAGGTAAAGGTCACCAACTCCGCCATCTCAAACCTTTCCGACACCTACGACATCGTGGTGACCCATCAGGACCTGGCCGCCCGTGCAGCACCCGTGACGGCCAGCGCCGTGCACGTCTCGGTGGACAACTTCATGAACAGCCCTCGCTACGAGGAGATCCTCGAACTCGTCAAGTCCCGCAACGCGGAGCCCCAGGACGCCGTGAGCGTGGGTGCGCCGGCGGCAACCGAGGGTGCGCAAGCCGGCGAGGCACCGGCGGCCACCGCCCGGCACACGGCGAAACCGGCTGCTACCGAGCAGGACGCCCCGGCCCCGGCACGTCCCGAGGTCCTGGCGAGTGAAAGCATCATCTTGTCCGGCAGCGCCGCAACGCGCGACACGGCCATCGACGAGGCCGGCGCGCTTTTGCTGGCCCGCGGGGCGGTGAACCAGGAATATGTGGCTTCGATGCACACCCGCGAGGCCACCGTGTCCACCTACATGGGCAACTTCCTGGCCATCCCGCACGGCACGAACGAGGCCAAGGGAAACATCGCCAGCTCCGCGGTGTCCATCATCCGCTACCCGGAGGGCATCGACTGGAACGGCAAGGAGGTCAAGTTCGTGGTCGGCATCGCCGGGGTGAACAACGAGCACCTGGCGATCCTGGCCTCGATCGCCCGGGTCTTCACCGACAAGGCACAGGTGGCGCGGCTGGAAGCTGCCACCACGCGTGAGGAAATCCTCGATATCTTCGGAAAGGTCAACGCATCGTGA
- a CDS encoding cytidine deaminase yields MDPNQKLVEAAIEQLMTRWPGARDSVAAAAIVLDDGQILTSVSFDNFNAAATLCAETGAVAQAYTLGKKVVASACVTGGTEDGTFQVLAPCGICQERLAVWGPEVLAAVPGSAGGAEWEMRSLRELNPYYWATSFTAQGQWPSTAEHGE; encoded by the coding sequence ATGGACCCGAACCAAAAACTCGTTGAAGCGGCCATCGAACAACTAATGACCAGGTGGCCGGGGGCGCGGGATTCGGTTGCAGCCGCGGCCATCGTGCTGGACGACGGGCAAATCCTGACCAGCGTCAGTTTCGACAACTTCAATGCTGCGGCAACATTGTGCGCCGAAACCGGGGCGGTGGCACAGGCCTACACGCTGGGAAAGAAAGTTGTGGCTTCGGCCTGCGTCACCGGCGGAACCGAGGACGGAACTTTCCAGGTGCTGGCGCCGTGCGGCATCTGCCAGGAGCGACTTGCCGTGTGGGGACCCGAGGTCCTGGCCGCCGTTCCGGGATCGGCAGGTGGCGCCGAGTGGGAAATGCGCTCGTTGCGTGAACTGAATCCGTACTACTGGGCCACGTCCTTTACCGCGCAGGGCCAGTGGCCCTCAACGGCCGAACACGGCGAATAA
- a CDS encoding NADPH-dependent FMN reductase, translated as MTKIAIVTGSTRPGRNNAGVAQWVLEQAQLRGDADYELVDIADFNLALLDEAYPAAYQNYQNDATKAWAAKIAEFDGYVFVTPEYNHSVAPALANALSYLNAEFANKAAGIVSYGSAFGVRAVEHLRGILSELQVAHVQKTGMFSLFTDFENFSVFKPTEQQAASLAPVLDQLVPWTVALKSVRDSAMVSA; from the coding sequence ATGACCAAGATTGCCATCGTCACCGGTTCAACCCGTCCCGGCCGCAACAACGCCGGCGTTGCACAGTGGGTACTGGAACAGGCCCAACTGCGAGGCGACGCCGACTACGAGCTCGTCGACATCGCGGATTTCAACCTGGCGCTCCTGGATGAAGCCTACCCGGCTGCGTACCAGAACTACCAGAACGATGCCACCAAGGCCTGGGCCGCAAAGATCGCCGAATTCGACGGCTACGTCTTCGTCACTCCCGAATACAACCACTCGGTTGCCCCTGCCCTGGCCAACGCGCTGTCCTACCTGAACGCCGAGTTCGCCAACAAGGCAGCCGGCATCGTCTCCTACGGCTCCGCCTTCGGCGTGCGCGCCGTTGAGCACCTGCGCGGCATCCTGTCCGAGCTTCAGGTTGCCCACGTGCAGAAGACCGGCATGTTCTCGCTCTTCACCGACTTCGAGAACTTCTCGGTGTTCAAGCCGACCGAGCAGCAGGCCGCCTCGCTGGCTCCGGTCCTGGACCAGCTGGTGCCGTGGACCGTTGCGTTGAAGTCGGTCCGCGACTCCGCCATGGTCTCCGCCTAA
- a CDS encoding HPr family phosphocarrier protein: MSERLATIASASGLHARPAALFAEAAGALDIEVTIAAKDAPEDEAMDASSILSLMTLGAAKGDEVVLRATGDGADEALDSLVALLETDLDAV, translated from the coding sequence ATGTCCGAACGTCTTGCCACCATCGCCAGCGCCTCCGGCCTGCATGCCCGCCCCGCAGCCCTCTTCGCCGAGGCCGCCGGAGCCCTCGACATCGAGGTCACCATCGCGGCCAAGGACGCTCCGGAGGACGAGGCCATGGACGCCTCGAGCATCCTCTCGCTGATGACCCTGGGCGCGGCCAAGGGCGACGAAGTGGTGCTGCGCGCCACCGGCGACGGCGCCGACGAGGCATTGGATTCCCTGGTGGCACTGCTGGAAACGGACCTGGACGCCGTCTAG
- a CDS encoding mannitol-1-phosphate 5-dehydrogenase, whose translation MKVVHFGAGNIGRGFVGLLLHQAGYEIVFADVADALITALDAAESYDVHEVGQEPQVRRVDNFRALNSSTQTGRVIAEIATADMVTTAVGPHILKFVAPLVSAGIAKRDGALAPLQVMACENAINATDILEAAVLADGASDAPAVGAKAIFANTAVDRIVPNQAPGQGLDVTVETFFEWVIDKTPFGDAVPQIAGATFVEDLGPYIERKLFTVNTGHASTAYLGHAAGLEKISEAMADPRVFAKVAAVLAETKSLLVSKHGFAEADQEAYVQKILARFSNEYLPDTVVRVGRAPLRKLSRHERFIGPAAELAENGIKPVALLEAMGAALRFNDPEDTEAAEMAGILAANSSEEATAKITGLGADHPLFGAVELLVKDVQAG comes from the coding sequence GTGAAGGTAGTACATTTTGGGGCCGGGAACATCGGCCGCGGATTCGTCGGACTGCTGCTGCACCAGGCAGGCTACGAGATCGTGTTTGCCGATGTGGCAGACGCGCTGATCACCGCGCTGGATGCGGCCGAGAGCTATGACGTGCACGAGGTGGGGCAGGAACCGCAGGTGCGCCGGGTCGACAACTTCCGCGCGCTGAACTCCTCCACCCAAACCGGTCGGGTCATCGCGGAGATAGCGACGGCGGACATGGTCACCACCGCCGTGGGGCCGCACATCCTGAAGTTCGTGGCACCGCTGGTTTCCGCCGGAATCGCCAAGCGCGACGGCGCACTGGCTCCACTGCAGGTGATGGCATGCGAGAACGCCATCAACGCCACCGACATCCTTGAAGCCGCGGTGCTGGCTGACGGCGCCTCCGACGCGCCGGCCGTGGGAGCCAAGGCCATCTTCGCGAACACCGCGGTGGATCGCATCGTCCCGAACCAGGCACCAGGCCAGGGCCTGGACGTCACGGTGGAAACCTTCTTCGAGTGGGTCATCGACAAGACCCCGTTCGGGGACGCTGTTCCGCAGATCGCCGGGGCGACGTTTGTGGAGGACCTGGGCCCGTACATCGAACGCAAGCTGTTCACGGTCAACACGGGTCACGCTTCGACGGCATACCTGGGGCATGCCGCGGGGTTGGAGAAGATCTCCGAGGCCATGGCCGACCCGCGGGTCTTTGCCAAGGTTGCCGCGGTGCTGGCCGAAACCAAGTCGCTGTTGGTGTCCAAGCACGGCTTTGCCGAGGCCGACCAAGAGGCCTACGTGCAGAAGATCCTGGCCAGGTTCTCCAACGAGTACCTGCCGGACACCGTGGTGCGCGTGGGCCGGGCGCCGCTGCGCAAGCTCAGCCGGCACGAGCGGTTCATCGGCCCGGCCGCCGAGCTGGCTGAAAACGGCATCAAGCCGGTGGCGTTGCTCGAGGCGATGGGTGCTGCGCTGCGGTTCAACGACCCGGAAGACACCGAGGCCGCCGAAATGGCCGGCATCCTCGCAGCGAATTCCAGTGAAGAGGCCACCGCGAAGATCACCGGCCTTGGAGCCGACCACCCGCTCTTCGGAGCGGTGGAATTACTGGTAAAGGACGTCCAAGCCGGCTAA
- a CDS encoding MarR family winged helix-turn-helix transcriptional regulator yields the protein MPEPRWLNEDEQQLWLEFREFLWGYPRAMDRQLARDSAMSSGEYSVLAAVSQAAPEALRPGDLAAALEWDRSRVSHLLRRMEAKGLIERCASSSDGRGQDIKMTDAGWDTIRSAAPGHVSFVRETLFDSLSADEQDQFSAMLSKIRSAAVERELW from the coding sequence ATGCCCGAGCCCCGTTGGCTCAACGAAGACGAACAACAGCTATGGCTGGAGTTCCGCGAGTTCCTCTGGGGCTACCCCCGGGCCATGGATCGCCAGCTGGCCCGCGATTCAGCCATGTCCAGCGGCGAGTACTCAGTTCTTGCCGCCGTATCGCAGGCAGCTCCCGAGGCCTTGCGTCCCGGCGATCTGGCAGCGGCCCTGGAATGGGATCGCTCACGGGTGTCGCACCTGCTGCGCCGCATGGAGGCCAAGGGCCTGATCGAGCGGTGCGCTTCGAGCAGCGATGGCCGCGGCCAGGACATCAAAATGACCGACGCCGGCTGGGACACCATCCGCAGCGCCGCTCCGGGGCACGTGTCATTCGTGCGGGAAACGCTCTTCGACTCGCTATCGGCAGACGAGCAGGATCAATTCAGCGCGATGCTCTCAAAGATCCGCTCGGCGGCGGTTGAGCGCGAACTCTGGTGA